CTTAAACACTTCATCGAATGATCTAAAAACATTGTCAACATTTATTTCTGAAAATACAGTTTTTTCCAATTTTTCCAAATCATTTTCACCCAAGTTAAACACATCATAAATATTCAAGACTCTTACATCAACAAGCCCATCTATCCCGATGTTCTCCTTCAAGTCAATAAACAAATTCTGTGCTTCCACTCTAAAATCTTCTTTTTTTTCCACAAAGATTCTATAATTCATTTTTTTCTCTCCTTCTTTCTGCTATATTTTTTATTTATATTAATTAATTGAAACCCATATTATTTTTTATTAAGTAATTATTTTTATAAAACAATCCTAAACAGTTGCCATCTCCTTTAAAAATTAGACTTGTCTAAGTATTTTTTGACATTTAATCATAATAGTTTATTTGACTAAAATAAATACCAAACAAAATTTAGTTAGAAGAAAAAGAATTGTTTGAGCTTTTGCAAAACATTTTAAAAAAATCTATTTTTTGATATTAAAATGATTTATTCTCAAAAGCGATTTTTTTTCTTTTATAAGAAAGTTTTGTGTAAAGCGGGAGTGCAGAGATATGGCGTATGATATTATCTCTGTCTAAAAAAGATCGTTATAAATAATAAATAAAATAACCATTATTAATCAAAGCAATATAAAAAAACAAAAAAAATCTAAGTAAACAAAATTCACCTAGATTTCTGACATAAATTTATATATTTATTTTTTTTACATTTTATACATAACAAAGCAGACAATTTTACAATTTGTCTTGTGAAAAATATCCTCATTGCTCTCGTGACAAAAAAAATTTTTTTCATCTTTCCTCCACAATAAATTTAACTTTACATCCTAATAACAAAAATAATCTACTAAAAAATTTCATATTTGTAAAATTTCTCACCTAGTAAAAGTATAACAAAATTTTACTATTTTTTCAATACCTAAAAAATTATTTCCAACAATTATCATTAAATTCAGATTTTTTCATTCTTGAAACATATTTATTCCCTGCCACAAAATATCGTAATTGCTTTTCTGTCCAGATTCCTTTGTTTGGAATTCCTATTCTTGCCGAAATTTCAATTTTCTTTGGAATTTTACTATTTTCAAAATCAACATAAAGTAGATTTTCCTTCATATTTTCACTATTATAAATCAATTCTTGCGTTATTTTATGAAAATTTTTAGTAATTTCAAAAATATTACTCTTATTAAATTTGTCACTAATTCCCATAGCCTTTGTCAATTTTCCCGGACCATTGCTAACTAGAATCCCAGATTTTCCTCTATTTTCAACCATTCTTTCAACATTAATCACTGGCTCAATTCCCCTAATCAGTACTGCCTGCGGATTTCCTTCTTCACAGCTGACAATATTAAGCATTTTATGCGTATGCATTGTATAAATATAAACTGTGCCAGCTTTTCCGAATAAAGCCTCAACCTTTGGAGTCCTTTTGCCTTCAAATCCGTGACAAGCCCTATCAACTGCTCCCAAATAAGCCTCTGTTTCCACAATATATCCCCCTAATATTTCATCATCCTTTTTCACAAGTATCAATTTCCCAAGTAAATCTTTTGCAAGCGAAATTGTATCCTGCTTAAAAAACTTTATCATTTTTTCACCTTATATTTCCATTTTATAAATCAATAATTTTACAACATTATTATATACAATTTATTGAATAATTTCAAATTCAATAAACACTAATTTAAATTTTTATATTATATACTTTAATCTTTTTTAATATTAAAATATAGATTAAAAGATTTGAAGTTACATAACATTGTAATTACTTTATAAATATTATTATATGCCAGTTTATCTCACAGAATTTAATAAATAACAGATGTTTTTTTAATCATTTATTATAAAGAATTTTTAATTATTTTATTTTGGCTATTGACATTTAGGATTTTCAAGGTACAATATTATTGACATAGATGAAAGGATGTGATGATTTATGAAAATCATTATTAGCGGAAAACAACTTAAAATTACAGATGCAATTAAAAATTATACTGAAGAAAAAGTAAGCAAAATTTCTAAGTATTCAGATGCTATCACAGAAATCGATGTTGTTCTAACAGTCGAAGATACCAAGTCTGAAGGTCCTGTTCACAAAGCTGATGGATTAGTTTATGCAAGTGGTACAAAAATAAAAATAGAAGCTGAAAATAAAGACTTATACGCAGCGATTGACGACTTATCTGACAGACTGGAAAGACAAGTTAGAAAATATAAAGAAAAACAAAAAGATTATAATAAAAAAGGTTCTCGTTAATTATAATTTTTAAAAAATATTTTAAAAGTAAAAAAGCGTGATATATAAAAAAAGACTATTTTAGAACTTATCAAGTTTTAGGGTTAGTCTTTTTTATATATTTTATTTAGTAAGAATTAACTGTATTATTTCAACTCCTTTAACTCTTTTAAATCAGGATATACTTCTTTTAATACTGGTATTGATGTTTTATCAATATTTATCATATACCATTTCCCTTCATCTTCAAATATTAAAGTTTCGCTTTTACTTTCTTCAGATTTACCATCGCTTATCTTCAACTGGGAACTAAGCGGTACAATTACGTATGTTCTACCAGAGAAAGTCTGATTTACTCTTGCTTTGCTGAAATCTCTTGTTAATATCAGTTTTCCATCTTCATATTCTTCGGATGCATATTTAGATACTTCTTCTACAAATTCCTTTGCAGTAACTCCGTTGGCTTTTCCTACATGTTCAGCCACTTTTTCTGGAAGCAAATCAAACATATGCTCGTATTGTCCATTTTCTATATATTTTTCATTCTCTTTTACCTTAGCCTCAATTTCGGCTTTATTTTTATCCCAAACTTCCTTTGCCATTTCAGCTTGAACTTTCTTTACATTAACACAATTTTTGTCATTTAATTTTAATTTTCCTGTGCTACATTTCTGCATTGTTTCCTTCAGAAGTTTTTCATCTTTTTTTAAATCATCCGCTGAATTACCTCCACAGCTTAATAATCCAATAAACGCTGTTAAAATCAGCATAGCTTTAACTTTTTTCATAATATTTTTTCTCCTTTACTTTATTCATTTTTTAACTTAATCAAAAATTACTTTCCAATTATCTCTATTTTCATTTGCATCAAAGCACATTCGTATCTGCTCAACTGTAGTTTTATTACTTGCAAGCTCTGGCAATTCATCAATTCCAAAATATCGGCTGTCAATCGTTTCTATATTTTTCTCAAATTTTCCGCTAACATATTTACATAACACAAAAATTTTTGTTATGCCATAAGGAATTGCTTTCCTTTGATTTTTTGTTACATCCAGTAAGGCTACAATCATCTCTGCACTTGCTTCAATTCCAGCTTCCTCCTTAACTTCCTTCAATACATTTGCCCGAACAGAAAGGAATACATCTGCCCAGCCACCTGGCAATGCCCATTTTCCATTGCTCTCCTGAATAAGTAAAATTTTATTGTTCTCAAAAATTGCAGCTCTCGTATCAATCTTAGGTGTCTGATATCCAACTTCATTGCAAAACAGATTTTTCACCTTTTCCACTGAAATATCAGTCTTATGAGCCA
This is a stretch of genomic DNA from Leptotrichia hofstadii. It encodes these proteins:
- a CDS encoding DNA-3-methyladenine glycosylase translates to MIKFFKQDTISLAKDLLGKLILVKKDDEILGGYIVETEAYLGAVDRACHGFEGKRTPKVEALFGKAGTVYIYTMHTHKMLNIVSCEEGNPQAVLIRGIEPVINVERMVENRGKSGILVSNGPGKLTKAMGISDKFNKSNIFEITKNFHKITQELIYNSENMKENLLYVDFENSKIPKKIEISARIGIPNKGIWTEKQLRYFVAGNKYVSRMKKSEFNDNCWK
- the hpf gene encoding ribosome hibernation-promoting factor, HPF/YfiA family is translated as MKIIISGKQLKITDAIKNYTEEKVSKISKYSDAITEIDVVLTVEDTKSEGPVHKADGLVYASGTKIKIEAENKDLYAAIDDLSDRLERQVRKYKEKQKDYNKKGSR
- a CDS encoding EexN family lipoprotein, which translates into the protein MKKVKAMLILTAFIGLLSCGGNSADDLKKDEKLLKETMQKCSTGKLKLNDKNCVNVKKVQAEMAKEVWDKNKAEIEAKVKENEKYIENGQYEHMFDLLPEKVAEHVGKANGVTAKEFVEEVSKYASEEYEDGKLILTRDFSKARVNQTFSGRTYVIVPLSSQLKISDGKSEESKSETLIFEDEGKWYMINIDKTSIPVLKEVYPDLKELKELK
- a CDS encoding NUDIX hydrolase → MKDGETKDREQEEEKWLKWAIELQSLAQAGLAYGKDKFDIERFERIREISAEMMAHKTDISVEKVKNLFCNEVGYQTPKIDTRAAIFENNKILLIQESNGKWALPGGWADVFLSVRANVLKEVKEEAGIEASAEMIVALLDVTKNQRKAIPYGITKIFVLCKYVSGKFEKNIETIDSRYFGIDELPELASNKTTVEQIRMCFDANENRDNWKVIFD